The Bordetella sp. FB-8 genome includes a window with the following:
- a CDS encoding glyoxylate/hydroxypyruvate reductase A: MRLIVKSGGPQAYEEWRSLFAEISPGIEVLDWFNPPADLSGIEYALVWAPDAGRLAELPDLKLIVSSGVGVDHILDDPQLPAHLPIARLLLDVTAIEMGEYVLMSVMMLVRDMKRMIINQANRHWEDFFPPRRSTTTRVGIMGLGSLGAVTADLLGRVGFRVSGWSRRRADLPGVRCHAGEQELDAFLAETDILVCLLPATDATRGVLNARTFAGLPRGACLVNAARGSHMVQADLLAALDSGQIRQAVLDVFEPEPLAADSPLWTHPGVIVTPHIASTPSRRDRAVRAAELVGMHHRGEPLPNLYDRARGY; this comes from the coding sequence ATGCGACTGATCGTGAAATCGGGAGGCCCCCAGGCCTATGAGGAATGGCGCAGCCTGTTTGCGGAAATCTCGCCCGGGATCGAAGTCCTGGACTGGTTCAATCCGCCGGCGGACCTGAGCGGCATCGAATATGCCCTGGTCTGGGCGCCCGACGCCGGCCGCCTGGCCGAACTGCCCGACCTCAAGCTCATCGTCAGTTCCGGCGTGGGCGTCGATCACATCCTGGACGATCCGCAACTGCCGGCGCATCTGCCCATCGCGCGCCTGCTGTTGGACGTCACGGCCATCGAAATGGGCGAATACGTGCTGATGTCGGTGATGATGCTGGTGCGCGACATGAAGCGCATGATCATCAACCAGGCAAACCGTCATTGGGAGGATTTCTTCCCGCCGCGGCGTTCGACCACGACGCGTGTGGGCATCATGGGCCTGGGCAGTCTGGGCGCCGTCACGGCCGACCTGCTCGGGCGCGTAGGTTTCAGAGTGTCGGGCTGGTCGCGCCGGCGGGCCGATCTGCCGGGCGTGCGGTGCCATGCGGGCGAGCAGGAACTCGATGCCTTCCTGGCCGAGACCGACATCCTGGTCTGCCTGCTGCCCGCGACCGACGCCACCCGCGGCGTTCTCAACGCCCGGACCTTCGCCGGCCTGCCGCGCGGCGCCTGCCTGGTCAACGCGGCGCGAGGCTCGCACATGGTCCAGGCCGATTTGCTGGCGGCGCTGGACAGCGGCCAGATCCGCCAGGCCGTGCTGGACGTGTTCGAACCCGAGCCCCTGGCCGCCGATTCGCCGCTCTGGACGCATCCGGGCGTGATCGTCACGCCGCATATCGCATCGACGCCCAGCCGGCGCGACCGGGCCGTGCGCGCGGCCGAACTGGTTGGCATGCACCACCGCGGCGAGCCGCTGCCCAATCTGTACGATCGGGCAAGAGGCTACTGA
- a CDS encoding fumarylacetoacetate hydrolase family protein, producing MTARIEPESYAGCDAAARLLITARQAGVAGERLPTDLRPRNLGQGFAVQLRTAQLLEKEHQDPALAWKSALPSADRASTAPIYASTIMRADAGALRMPVVEGKVRIEPEIAFEIGRDLPARSLPYSEAEVDAAIGRACLALEVLGCRYARPDEASASELLADHMFNHGLVLGPDIASPDAAPVEMDITVQAGHEAAQSYAGVHPNKAPKAGLYWLVEFLRGAGLGLKAGQHVITGSYAGYIDVPAGMDLQIGYGELGTMAVRFAG from the coding sequence ATGACTGCGCGCATTGAACCCGAATCCTACGCCGGCTGCGACGCAGCGGCCCGCTTGCTGATCACGGCCCGCCAGGCCGGCGTGGCGGGCGAGCGCCTGCCCACCGACCTGCGCCCACGCAATTTGGGCCAGGGCTTTGCCGTGCAACTGCGCACCGCCCAATTGCTGGAAAAAGAGCACCAGGACCCGGCCCTGGCCTGGAAAAGCGCCCTGCCCTCGGCCGACCGCGCCAGCACCGCGCCCATTTATGCATCGACCATCATGCGGGCCGATGCCGGCGCCTTGCGCATGCCCGTGGTCGAGGGCAAGGTGCGCATCGAACCCGAGATCGCGTTCGAGATCGGGCGCGACCTGCCGGCCCGGTCCCTGCCCTACAGCGAAGCCGAGGTCGATGCCGCCATCGGCCGCGCCTGCCTGGCCCTGGAAGTACTGGGCTGCCGCTATGCCCGACCCGACGAGGCCAGCGCCAGCGAACTGCTGGCCGACCATATGTTCAACCACGGCCTGGTGCTGGGTCCGGACATCGCCTCGCCCGACGCGGCGCCCGTGGAAATGGACATCACCGTGCAGGCCGGCCACGAAGCCGCGCAGAGCTACGCCGGCGTGCATCCGAACAAGGCGCCCAAGGCGGGCCTGTACTGGCTGGTGGAGTTCCTGCGCGGCGCCGGCCTGGGCCTGAAGGCTGGCCAGCACGTCATTACCGGCTCCTACGCCGGCTATATCGACGTGCCCGCGGGCATGGACTTGCAGATCGGCTACGGCGAACTGGGGACGATGGCCGTGCGTTTTGCCGGCTAA
- a CDS encoding LLM class flavin-dependent oxidoreductase, with protein sequence MTTAPILEFGVDTFGDVTDGAPGTPLPHAQVLRNLIEQAVLADQVGLDFIGVGEHHRPDFAVSAPEVVLAAMAARTERIRLGSAVTVLSSDDPVRVFQRFATVDALSNGRAEVILGRGSFTESFPLFGYDLQQYEALFEEKLDLFAALLEQKPVTWQGRLRASLDRQSVYPTVEHGTLKTWVGVGGSPQSVARAARYDFPLMLAIIGGDPRRFAPYVDLYHRAFAQYGRPVQPVGVHSPGYVARTDAQAREEFWPGFKANRDRIGKERGWPPMRREEYESEIEHGSLYVGSPETVARKIAATVRALRASRFQLKYSAGPTPHDTLMRGIELYGREAVPIVREILASDSA encoded by the coding sequence ATGACGACAGCTCCCATTCTCGAATTCGGCGTGGACACCTTCGGCGATGTGACCGACGGCGCGCCGGGCACGCCCCTGCCGCACGCGCAGGTTTTGCGCAACCTGATCGAGCAGGCCGTGCTGGCCGACCAGGTCGGCCTGGACTTTATCGGCGTGGGCGAACACCATCGCCCCGATTTCGCGGTGTCCGCGCCCGAGGTGGTGCTGGCGGCGATGGCCGCGCGCACCGAACGCATACGCCTGGGTTCGGCCGTCACGGTGCTCAGCTCGGACGACCCGGTGCGCGTCTTCCAGCGGTTTGCCACGGTCGACGCCCTGTCCAACGGCCGCGCCGAAGTCATACTCGGCCGCGGCTCCTTTACCGAATCCTTTCCGCTGTTCGGCTACGACCTGCAGCAATACGAGGCGCTTTTCGAAGAAAAGCTCGATCTGTTCGCGGCCCTGCTCGAGCAAAAGCCGGTGACTTGGCAGGGGCGGCTGCGTGCCTCGCTGGACCGGCAGTCGGTGTATCCGACCGTCGAACACGGCACGCTCAAGACCTGGGTGGGCGTGGGCGGCAGTCCGCAGTCGGTGGCGCGCGCCGCGCGCTACGACTTTCCGCTGATGCTGGCCATTATCGGCGGCGACCCGCGGCGCTTCGCGCCCTATGTCGATCTCTATCATCGCGCCTTTGCGCAATACGGCCGCCCGGTGCAGCCGGTGGGCGTGCATTCGCCCGGCTACGTGGCCAGGACCGACGCGCAGGCGCGGGAGGAATTCTGGCCGGGCTTCAAGGCCAATCGCGACCGCATCGGCAAGGAGCGCGGCTGGCCGCCGATGCGACGCGAAGAATACGAAAGCGAGATCGAGCACGGTTCGCTTTATGTGGGCTCGCCCGAGACCGTGGCGCGCAAGATCGCGGCCACCGTGCGGGCGCTGCGGGCCAGCCGTTTTCAGCTCAAGTATTCGGCCGGCCCGACGCCGCACGACACTCTGATGCGCGGCATCGAGTTGTATGGCCGCGAGGCGGTGCCGATAGTGCGCGAAATCCTGGCCTCGGACAGCGCCTAG
- a CDS encoding aldehyde dehydrogenase family protein, which yields MQITGEMLIGGACVRGTQGTLYAFDPARGLALEPAFGSGSAGDVDHACRLAQAAFDPLRCAPLETRARLLETIAENILALGDTLIQRAHQESALPVARLEGERGRTVGQLRLFASFVREGRWLAATLDPAMPERKPLPRSDLRLQKIPLGPVAVFGASNFPLAFSVAGGDTASALAAGCPVVVKAHPAHLGTSELVGRAIQQAVKACGLPEGTFSLLVGAGNLIGETLVAHPAIKAVGFTGSRGGGLALAGIAAQRREPIPVYAEMSSINPFFVLPGALARRGAQIARGFVESLTLGVGQFCTNPGLVVMLDGPDAQAFAKTAADALAQKDSQTMLTRGIATAYSNAVASRTASGNVNTLAQGAQTEALNAARPALFATTQAAFEHDAHLEDEIFGPSSLIVTCKNMDEMIALTERLEGQLTATLHLEADDTAQARRLLPVLERKAGRILANGYPTGVEVCHAMVHGGPFPATSDSRTTSVGTLAIERFLRPVCYQDLPAELLPQALQDGNPLGLARVVDGKLTLG from the coding sequence ATGCAGATCACTGGAGAAATGCTGATAGGCGGCGCGTGCGTGCGCGGCACGCAGGGCACACTTTACGCCTTCGATCCGGCGCGCGGCCTCGCCCTGGAGCCCGCGTTCGGCTCGGGCAGCGCGGGCGACGTCGACCACGCGTGCCGGCTGGCCCAGGCGGCATTCGACCCCTTGCGCTGCGCGCCGCTGGAGACGCGCGCGCGCTTGCTCGAAACTATCGCCGAGAACATCCTGGCATTGGGCGATACGCTGATCCAGCGCGCGCACCAGGAATCGGCGCTGCCGGTCGCGCGCCTGGAAGGCGAGCGCGGCCGCACGGTCGGGCAGCTGCGGCTGTTCGCCTCCTTCGTGCGCGAGGGGCGCTGGCTGGCCGCCACGCTCGATCCCGCCATGCCCGAGCGCAAACCGCTGCCGCGCTCGGACCTACGCCTGCAGAAGATCCCGCTGGGTCCGGTGGCCGTGTTCGGCGCGAGCAACTTCCCGCTCGCCTTCTCGGTCGCGGGCGGCGACACCGCGTCCGCCCTGGCCGCCGGCTGTCCGGTGGTGGTCAAGGCGCACCCGGCGCACCTGGGCACCTCGGAGCTGGTCGGCCGCGCGATCCAGCAGGCGGTCAAGGCCTGCGGCCTGCCCGAGGGCACGTTCTCGCTGCTGGTGGGCGCGGGCAACCTGATCGGCGAAACGCTGGTCGCGCATCCGGCCATCAAGGCGGTGGGCTTTACCGGCTCGCGCGGCGGCGGCCTGGCGCTGGCAGGCATCGCCGCCCAGCGCCGCGAACCCATCCCGGTGTATGCCGAGATGAGCAGCATCAACCCCTTCTTCGTGCTGCCCGGCGCACTGGCCAGGCGCGGCGCCCAGATCGCGCGCGGTTTCGTCGAGTCGCTGACGCTGGGCGTGGGCCAGTTCTGCACCAACCCCGGCCTGGTCGTCATGCTCGACGGCCCGGACGCACAGGCCTTCGCCAAAACGGCCGCGGACGCGCTGGCACAGAAGGACTCGCAAACCATGCTTACCCGCGGCATCGCCACGGCCTACTCGAATGCCGTGGCCAGCCGTACCGCATCGGGCAACGTGAACACGCTGGCGCAAGGCGCGCAGACCGAAGCGCTGAACGCCGCGCGCCCCGCGCTGTTCGCGACGACGCAAGCCGCGTTCGAGCATGACGCGCACCTGGAAGACGAGATCTTCGGCCCCTCCTCGCTGATCGTCACGTGCAAGAACATGGACGAGATGATCGCGCTGACCGAGCGCCTGGAAGGCCAGTTGACGGCCACGCTGCACCTGGAGGCCGACGACACGGCGCAGGCCAGGCGCCTGCTGCCCGTGCTCGAGCGCAAGGCCGGACGCATCCTGGCCAACGGCTATCCGACCGGCGTCGAAGTATGCCACGCGATGGTGCACGGCGGGCCGTTCCCGGCCACCTCGGATTCGCGCACGACCTCGGTAGGCACCCTGGCGATCGAGCGCTTCCTGCGCCCGGTCTGCTATCAGGACCTGCCGGCCGAGTTGCTGCCGCAGGCATTGCAGGACGGCAATCCGCTGGGCCTGGCCCGGGTTGTGGACGGGAAGCTGACACTGGGGTAA
- a CDS encoding YgdI/YgdR family lipoprotein, which yields MSPKTLILTAAMSCALVGCATPTVVHEHDGSTIITPDRPIFNKKTGFYEYKDKEGRVIRINKDDIQSIEDVD from the coding sequence ATGAGTCCGAAAACCTTGATCCTGACCGCGGCGATGTCCTGCGCGCTGGTCGGCTGCGCCACGCCCACCGTCGTGCATGAGCATGACGGCTCGACGATCATCACGCCTGACCGGCCCATCTTCAACAAGAAAACCGGCTTCTACGAGTACAAGGACAAGGAAGGCCGCGTCATCCGCATCAACAAGGACGACATCCAGTCGATCGAGGACGTCGATTAA
- a CDS encoding IS66 family transposase, whose product MRAPACLPNDIDALRALVLAHQAQLQAHQQENQALRAEREAFHAEREAFKQGKRDDSDEIARLKLLLAKLQRLLFGQRSEKLQHQVDQLQLELEELYLNQAQRVEPARSAQPRAERQAPVRRALPEHLPREVIEHLPEATACPDCGGAWKRLGQDVSDMLEYVPASLRIIRHVRPRLTCTCCERMMQAPAPSRPIARGWAGPGLLAHVCVSKYADHIPLHRQARIYEREGVELADSTLADWVGGVHQLLAPLVAALRDHVFSARKLHTDDTPVPVLMPGSGKTRQARLWTYVRDDRPHAGAAAPAAWFRYSPDRKGIHPQTHLKDFSGTLQADAYAGYDAIYARGRVIEAACWAHARRKFHEIHVDRPTPITTHALERIAELYRIEAGIRGSPPEHRKQVRQVESVPIVTALRAWLTEQLPTVSRKSVTAEAIGYALNQWQALTRYLDDGEVEIDNSAAERSVRGIACGRKNYLFLGSDRGGERAATMYSLMETAKLNGIDPEAYLRRVLAVIAEYPVNRVADLLPWNLAAQA is encoded by the coding sequence ATGCGCGCACCTGCTTGTCTGCCCAACGATATCGATGCCCTGCGGGCATTGGTATTGGCGCACCAGGCCCAGTTGCAAGCGCATCAGCAAGAGAACCAGGCGCTGCGCGCGGAACGCGAGGCGTTCCATGCCGAGCGTGAAGCGTTCAAGCAAGGCAAGCGCGACGACAGCGACGAGATCGCCCGCTTGAAGCTCTTGCTGGCCAAGCTGCAACGCCTGCTGTTCGGCCAGCGCTCCGAGAAGCTGCAACACCAGGTCGATCAATTGCAGCTGGAGCTCGAAGAGCTTTACCTCAATCAAGCCCAACGGGTTGAACCGGCGCGTTCTGCGCAGCCTCGCGCCGAGCGCCAGGCCCCGGTGCGTCGTGCGTTGCCTGAGCACCTGCCGCGCGAAGTCATCGAACACCTTCCCGAAGCGACAGCCTGCCCGGACTGCGGCGGCGCCTGGAAGCGGCTCGGCCAGGACGTGAGCGACATGCTGGAATACGTTCCGGCCAGCCTGCGGATCATCCGCCACGTGCGCCCGCGCCTGACCTGCACGTGCTGCGAGCGCATGATGCAGGCGCCTGCGCCCAGCCGCCCGATTGCACGCGGCTGGGCTGGCCCGGGATTGCTTGCGCACGTTTGCGTGAGCAAATACGCTGACCATATCCCCTTGCATCGGCAAGCCCGCATCTACGAGCGCGAAGGCGTGGAGCTGGCCGACAGCACCCTAGCCGACTGGGTGGGTGGGGTGCACCAACTTCTTGCCCCGCTTGTAGCCGCCCTGCGCGATCACGTGTTCTCGGCCCGCAAGCTGCATACCGATGACACGCCTGTGCCGGTGCTCATGCCAGGTTCAGGCAAGACGCGCCAGGCCCGCTTGTGGACCTACGTGCGCGATGACCGGCCCCATGCCGGCGCCGCCGCGCCGGCAGCGTGGTTCCGCTACTCGCCCGACCGCAAGGGCATCCATCCGCAGACGCACTTGAAGGACTTCAGCGGCACGCTGCAAGCCGATGCCTATGCGGGCTACGACGCGATCTACGCCAGGGGACGCGTGATCGAGGCTGCGTGCTGGGCGCATGCCCGGCGCAAGTTCCACGAGATCCATGTGGATCGGCCCACGCCCATCACCACGCATGCCCTGGAGAGAATCGCCGAGCTCTACCGGATCGAAGCAGGCATCCGCGGCAGTCCACCAGAACATCGCAAGCAAGTTCGCCAAGTCGAGTCCGTGCCCATCGTGACGGCGCTGCGGGCCTGGCTCACAGAACAACTGCCCACCGTGTCGCGCAAGTCGGTTACCGCTGAGGCCATCGGCTATGCCCTGAACCAGTGGCAGGCGCTCACGCGCTACCTGGATGACGGCGAGGTCGAGATCGACAACTCGGCCGCCGAGCGTTCGGTGCGTGGCATCGCGTGCGGGCGTAAGAACTATCTCTTCCTGGGCTCGGACCGGGGTGGCGAACGCGCCGCCACGATGTACAGCCTGATGGAGACGGCCAAGTTGAACGGCATCGACCCAGAAGCCTACCTGCGCCGCGTGCTGGCCGTTATCGCTGAGTACCCGGTCAACCGGGTGGCTGATCTCTTGCCCTGGAACCTGGCCGCCCAGGCATAA
- the tnpB gene encoding IS66 family insertion sequence element accessory protein TnpB (TnpB, as the term is used for proteins encoded by IS66 family insertion elements, is considered an accessory protein, since TnpC, encoded by a neighboring gene, is a DDE family transposase.) has protein sequence MLPPGNTRVWIVAGVTDMRRGFDGLAALVQIQLQADPFCGHVFVFRGRRGDRIKVLWFDGDGMCLFCKRLEAGRFVWPQAEAGRIALTKAQLSMLLEGIDWRSPVRTARPTQV, from the coding sequence ATGCTGCCGCCCGGCAACACGCGAGTCTGGATCGTGGCGGGCGTGACCGACATGCGGCGTGGCTTCGATGGCCTGGCCGCGTTGGTGCAGATCCAGTTGCAAGCCGACCCATTCTGCGGCCACGTGTTCGTGTTCCGTGGTCGACGTGGGGATCGGATCAAGGTGCTGTGGTTCGATGGCGATGGCATGTGCCTGTTCTGCAAGCGTCTGGAGGCAGGCCGCTTCGTGTGGCCACAGGCCGAGGCGGGTCGTATCGCGCTGACCAAGGCCCAGTTATCGATGCTGCTCGAAGGCATTGATTGGCGCAGCCCCGTGCGCACGGCCAGGCCCACGCAGGTGTAG
- a CDS encoding transposase, translated as MSETQRRYQQHSVARKREVVEASMRPGASVAALARDYGINANQVWAWRKLYSEGRLDTAASVSAVVAVDVVAMPDPEPVAPAASGSLEITIGPSRLCVTGSVDPLLLRTAIAALRA; from the coding sequence ATGAGCGAGACGCAGCGCAGGTATCAACAGCACTCTGTGGCCCGCAAGCGCGAGGTCGTCGAGGCATCGATGCGTCCGGGTGCATCGGTCGCGGCGCTGGCGCGTGACTACGGCATCAATGCCAACCAGGTCTGGGCCTGGCGCAAGCTGTATAGCGAAGGCCGTTTGGATACTGCGGCGAGCGTCTCTGCGGTGGTGGCAGTTGATGTCGTAGCCATGCCCGATCCCGAGCCAGTCGCGCCTGCTGCATCTGGCAGTTTGGAGATTACGATAGGCCCGTCGCGCTTGTGCGTGACGGGCAGCGTCGATCCGCTGCTGCTCAGGACAGCCATTGCCGCGTTGCGTGCCTGA
- a CDS encoding acyltransferase family protein, with protein MVGARRLDGTHRSLTLKLPHWIYETLGWAGIVGLGYAILKINSGMPFPGKIALIPTLAAFSLVLSGRSTQTTASKILSLSPLVNIGLISYPLYLWHWPILVFMRYLNIKTTNTLPFIIFWMVILTLAYASYRWLEIPIRRKVWLTSQRSLLAGLTISFTVLAAFAVHVLITDGASYRFNGKERVFLTARIQSYTKRCDITARILDPTSPICKLRQEDGDQRKILLWGDSHASMLIPMLKKLANQNRASLYINVRNCPPFVVPGGCDANIIKEIIAKLQEKAINNIIFAYAWGHDTPEAEQSFVKTIRAVSQQGLNIWLMLDIPVGNELDPNNAIKRNPNNPHAGSISVAAYNEGSRLKQLAFFQRLKAQFPNIHIIDTSPAFCGQTHCWSGKGNEVWYRDGGHLNDAGGLRISSYFLPVF; from the coding sequence TTGGTAGGCGCCAGGCGTCTAGACGGTACTCACCGGAGCCTTACGTTAAAACTGCCTCACTGGATATATGAAACGCTGGGATGGGCCGGGATTGTCGGCCTTGGATATGCCATTTTAAAAATTAATTCCGGCATGCCATTTCCGGGAAAAATTGCCCTGATCCCTACTCTTGCAGCCTTTTCTCTGGTGCTATCTGGCCGCTCCACGCAGACCACCGCAAGCAAAATATTGTCTTTGTCGCCGCTGGTAAATATTGGCCTCATTTCCTATCCACTTTATTTGTGGCACTGGCCAATATTGGTTTTTATGCGTTACTTGAATATCAAGACAACCAACACACTCCCTTTTATCATTTTTTGGATGGTGATACTTACGTTGGCCTATGCCAGCTACCGTTGGCTTGAGATACCTATTCGTCGCAAAGTATGGCTCACCTCGCAGCGTAGCTTATTGGCAGGATTAACTATTTCTTTTACCGTCCTAGCAGCATTTGCCGTGCACGTACTGATAACGGATGGTGCGTCCTACCGATTTAATGGAAAGGAGAGAGTATTTTTGACGGCTCGTATCCAGTCATATACCAAACGGTGTGATATTACCGCACGCATTCTTGATCCCACTTCGCCCATCTGCAAGCTACGCCAGGAAGACGGCGATCAACGCAAAATCTTGCTATGGGGAGATAGCCACGCAAGCATGTTGATTCCGATGCTAAAAAAACTGGCCAATCAGAACAGAGCCAGTTTGTACATAAATGTCAGAAATTGCCCACCATTTGTCGTACCCGGTGGCTGCGATGCGAACATAATTAAAGAAATAATAGCGAAACTTCAAGAAAAGGCTATTAACAACATCATATTCGCTTACGCATGGGGGCATGACACGCCCGAAGCGGAACAAAGCTTCGTGAAAACCATCCGTGCTGTTTCACAACAGGGCCTCAATATTTGGCTGATGTTAGATATCCCCGTTGGAAATGAGCTTGATCCAAACAATGCAATTAAAAGAAATCCCAACAACCCTCATGCTGGCAGCATTTCCGTCGCCGCTTATAACGAAGGCAGCAGGCTCAAGCAGTTGGCATTTTTTCAACGTCTAAAAGCACAATTCCCAAACATTCACATCATTGACACCTCTCCTGCCTTTTGTGGTCAGACCCATTGTTGGAGCGGTAAGGGGAACGAGGTTTGGTATCGTGATGGGGGGCATCTTAACGATGCAGGGGGACTAAGAATTTCGTCCTATTTCTTACCTGTATTCTGA